Proteins from a single region of Desulfolutivibrio sulfoxidireducens:
- a CDS encoding ATP-binding protein, which yields MGEMFVLRLSNHLAELDRLAEGIESFGERHGFPRKVIYQVRLVLDELLTNVISYGFSDGRKHEIEVEMRLADSRLHLRIEDDAKAFDPLQAEPPDLRSPAEDRAIGGLGIHLVRKFMDSVRYERRNGKNRLFLEKTIS from the coding sequence ATGGGTGAAATGTTCGTTTTGCGCTTATCCAACCATCTGGCCGAATTGGACAGGTTGGCCGAAGGGATCGAATCTTTCGGGGAACGACACGGTTTTCCTCGCAAGGTGATCTACCAGGTGCGTCTGGTCTTGGATGAACTGTTGACCAACGTGATTTCCTACGGTTTTTCCGATGGCAGGAAACATGAGATCGAGGTCGAGATGCGTCTGGCGGATTCGCGGTTGCATCTGCGTATCGAGGACGACGCCAAGGCTTTTGACCCGCTTCAGGCCGAACCCCCTGATTTGCGGTCTCCGGCCGAGGACCGGGCCATAGGGGGACTGGGCATCCATCTGGTTCGCAAGTTCATGGATTCCGTGCGCTATGAGCGGCGCAATGGAAAGAATCGGCTTTTTCTCGAAAAAACCATTTCTTGA